The Seriola aureovittata isolate HTS-2021-v1 ecotype China chromosome 16, ASM2101889v1, whole genome shotgun sequence genomic interval ttgtttttaaacatcactGAAACAAATATATTCTAGCAACACTGACTCAAAATCATTGGCAACaactaaagtgaaaaaaaaaaaggcagattcagattcagtatTAACTGACACTCTGGACATCGGTAAATAGACTTAAATCAGATTATGGTCCATAGAAAGACATGGCCACATTCACTTTAGTGCTCCTCACAATGTCACTGACTTCAGTGTGGTTATTtagagcaaaaaaaagaaaaaaagaaaaatcagtcaAGTGTAAGGGCAGTAATACTTAGAAGAGTGTTAACTAACTGTGCAGGAGGGGAATGCCCATCCTAACCACAGCATCTCTTAAAACACTTCCAGTGACAAAGTATAAAGCTACACGCAGGCAGATTCGGCAACTTGGTCAACAGCACAAAATCTCGGAAAATAGCAAAATACACTGAAGgtgagggaaaagaggagaaggtgCGTGTAAGGAGAAAACCACTCACCACTGCTTAGGTGTTAAGCAGATCATCGTGGTTCTCCAGTGcagtcttcctctctccatttaATTTAGTGTAATCCACAGAGAGGTGAAATTATCCACATTAGACTACCGGGGTTTCagaaaggagtgtgtgtgtgcgtgtgcgtgtgcgtgtgtgtgtgtgtgtgtgttgcctgcTGCCTCTTTCAACATGCCACGCTCTCGTTCTTTGGCTTTCAGGTGAGGCCCTCATGTGAGGGCCCGTCGTCACTCTTCACATGGCCTCATTTCCACCTCTCACTGTCGAAATCAATGCCtctttctgtggttgttgttgtggggAGTGTGGCCGTTCTGCATGTGGCCGTTTTTCGATTTTTCCCTTCGCTCGTGATCGTCGTCTTCATCTTCTGACTCGGTCTCCTCCTTGTCACTCCGCTCGTCCTCAACAATGTCCTGTCAGGTGAAGCGAAACATAACATTGGTACAGTTGCAAATTTGAGACGACTGTGTTACATGAtggggaaaataaaaactgaaagtggTGGTTCATACATTTCCTGGCAGGAATTTGATGACCATTCGCAAGATTAGTGCAGCCCAGAAGATGTGCAGAATCTGCAGCACAAACATCAACCCATTGAAGAAGTAGAAACCGAGGAAGGGGGGGTAGAGGGTCTGGGGGTACACCCATGTCGTATGTGTGATCCTGGATGACAGAACAAAGGCACAACAGAGAGTCCAGTCAGAGCCACCTACAGTCACATTCAAAAGCCCATTGAGAGGGGCCAGGAGTGAAGAcaatgtgtctgttgttgtgtttccagcaaaatgttacaaaacacatttatgaaatttctgcagaaaaaaaaaaaaaaaaaaagaaaaaaaagaagtgaatcaGCGCATCCTTCAGTGCATGCCTATATGCTAATATATTCAAGAGGACTTGAACATATTGCATAATTAAACTGAGCACCAGTAGCTCTGATATACATCATGTATTTCATTGCTGCTTCCCACCTAAGACtgcaattatgttttttttaatgaatgaaaaagtcTGTTTTGAACATGTACCCAGCTGCATCTACCCTAAGAACCAGGGACATTATAGTCTGAACAACCCCACAAccttgtttgtattgtttttaattttgaatgCTTTCTGGTGGGTCAAAAGCCTGTTACAATGTCAATGGCAGGAACAGCAACATTAAAGGATAATgctcaaattattatttttctgttgtcaaCAAATCATGAAAAGATGAGTTTTACTTcttaaaacagctgcagttttaaGCAAACGTCACTCCAACATTAATAAACTGTGCATTTATGGGGGAttgttttcagctgcggattaatacaAATTTGAGTCAATAGTGAGGAGGTGTGTGGGGGATTGAGTCAAAATGACCAAAGTGTCCAAGTTCATTGCAATGAAGCAATTAACAATTAAGCACAGAGGAATACACTGTATCAAAATCTCAAACTTTGCCgacaaaaaatagaaaatgttgtGAAAAATCTGATTGtcagcctttattttgaaacgcCACACATGTCCACACATATACCTTTGTGACGCATAGCTGCTAATAAATCCTACTCTCCATTTACCAAATAAGAGCAAAGAAGGgccaaaaaaaatatcattgttgCACTCATTTCTCAAATGTTCTCATCAGACAGTAATATCAGTGACTCATTACAGTAACAGTAAATCTGACACAACATCATTTACCAGAAGGGGAGGATGATGAGGCGGGTGATGATGAAAACGGCAGCAAACACAGTGAAGATGAAGTTGCAGGTTTTCCTCCAACCTGCATAGTTGAACATTTTGGCTGACTGGAATGAAAAGAGAGATCAGTGTCACCTTTTCTATTATTCCCCTCTAGAGGGCAGACAGTGAACTGTATGGGAAGGACAGTGCTCTGATCTTTACACTTATCATGAAGCTAATAAACAATGAAGAGGTTATGAGGTAAATGAATCAAACATTAACTTAATCCCCTAAATTATTCTTTTTCTGCCATGTTAGGATATTGTCATACCTCCATTAGATAGTCAGAGGCATCGTGTACCAACATGATCAAAGTCCCTGCCCGGATGTAGTTGACCAGCCAGGAGAAACTTATAAGGAGGATGGTGGCTACATGGTGAACTATCTGCTCTTTGAAATCCTgcagaagaaacaaaaagcagagacagaaagggatGGTGTAAAAACAAAGTCCAACAGTGTTTGGTCACCGACTGATCAAGCAGTAAAGATTGGTCACTAATCgacagtgtgtgtctgattaATGCTGGTTTTACAAATGATTAACTCTCCGCACATAACAGATGGGCGGCCGTGGTAAACAACAAGTTTAGTGAGTTTAGTTGTGGGTAGATAAAAGTAGATTGCTAATACTTTTATCTACCCACAACTAAACCCACAGCATCTCTATCAACTGTCTCATTTGCTCTATGTGTTACCTATTGAACATATcttctccttttattttctatatattttacTAATCACTCTCATTCtgcactgtatttttattctattgtttgtttgtcctttttatttcacacCTGTCATGCAATGTGTCTAACTTAATCATCATCTTGTTTACACCTTCCATTTCATGTCCACTAGTCATTAATTCACAATGAACAATGACCATAACATGGTACTTTAACCTCTTAAATATAATCCACTCAGTGGCATTCTTtgaatacacatacacatctttGGATGGCACGCTAATGTGTAGTGTCCTCTAAATAACTCAAAGTGACACTGACTGCATAGctataataatatgtaatggTGTGCCTTGTGACAAAACACATGAGAACCACTGAGCCGGACAACCTAGCATGCTAAAGAGTCCTCTTCTTCACCAACCTGAGCTCGTAGGTGAGTCAGTGGCACTCTGACGTCCTGACgcatctgctgctgctacagtaaCAGGtgactcctcctccacctcctctagCCTTACTTGTGCCTCAATGTCTCCttcattctttttgtttttgaaaaatcttCTTATATCCGTAGCGTTCGCTCGTTAGCTACCACCAGatgcctctctctgtcacaaAAGTCACTGGTGTGAAGTAGATCTGCTTCTTCAATAACACACAGAGGACCCAAAATGTACTTGTGTTTTTGATCAcaacatcatttatttaatgcaTGATTGAAATTACTAATGATTAGACTTGAGgcaattttttattattcttatatttgtttaaaaaattaatGAGTTGCAGGGCTATTCAGAAAACATCCAGAACTGAAGCCACAGATGACCAGGCCTAATGACGCCTATGATTAAACGGCTTTACAGCtataaaaagaaactaaatcCATATACAGAGGCAAAAAAGGAACTTAACAAAACGTTACAAAACAAATCCTTCAATAAGAGGCTGATTTCAACATGATGGCTCTCCGGAAAAGCCCAGAAATCtattgttttagtttaaaagATTAGCACTGGGACGGAGGCTTTGCCATTTGCCGACAGGCTTGACGGTCTGCCACCTTTCACAACAACATTTAGACCTGTGGGCAAAAtggtcagtctgtctgtccacagTGCGACTTTCCACAGAGCTCTGGTCACACATTAACTGGAGAAGTAACATCCCTGACCTCAAGAGACACAATTCAGTTTGTTGCtcattcactgtgacatttcGAAATTGACAAAGTGGAAGGGATGAGTGGAAATGAACATTATCTTTAATGGTATTCTGAATTCTGACAGCTCCACTCAATACAATGCATAAAGTCAGGACTTCTTAATGGAGAAATCAATATCCAAACCTCAGAATACACTACCAACGCAACAGATCATTCTCATTATTTTATGCACTCACTGAGTAATCGCTATTGATGGAGGCTGCTGATGGTTTTACCATGGTTTTACAATGCAGAGAGCTAACAAAGTTTAGGAAGCAACGCTGTATCACCTACCTTACGTTTGACATCCGATGCTACGCTAAAAAGCAGTGAGAGATAGAAGCCTAGTTCGATCATGTAGTACCAGTATTGAGAAGGCAACAGCGGCtggggaaaagagaaagaaagatctGTTGGAACAGCATGTTGCCAATAATTTTACCCATTAGTCAGTTCAGTAATTTggtaaacaaatgaaaacagaagagaagcCAATTTCTGCACATTTTGTGATCTACACGTGtgtaaatttaaacaaaattgaaaatattcaaatatagGATTAGCTGAAAGAGACGTTTGAGGTTACAGCACTTGACATACCATTTTCGGGAAGCCATCCCACATCTGTTTCATATCATATAACCATGGTTTCTGAGGGGAGAGAGATATTCAATATTAAGTGTCCAACACAACATCACAAGCACTCTGTACAAACACCAAGCAAGAATacagatgaaaacaatatttgtgtgtgacatACAACAGTGTGTCCACAATGGCTACAATGTTTAAATCCAAATTAATCAATTTCTGTACTTTAGTTAAGCATGTAGCATTTAGCTAAATGATTAATTCTATTTTGCTGATgaagacacaaaagaaaaataaataaataaatgaattaaagactgtttttctttaattcaaGGGGACAATATGGCCAGTCAATCAAAAAAGATGTTTCTAATTATGACAAAAGTGGATTTCATGGTTATATGTTGTGAAATTACACATAAACTGATTGCCAGGCAGATTCTGACACAGTACTCACATCAACAAGAACTGCCAGGCCAGCAAAGAAAGCAAGAAGGTAAAAGGTAAATCTCCAACTGTAAAAGAATGCACAGCAATCTCAGAAATCCCATAATATACTTTCACACAGCACAAATAAAACTGTcccataaaacaacaacatggcaCCAAAGTCATCTTGGGGTTTAAGAAACCCAAATGTGGTTAGATTTAAGCGAACACAACAGTTAGAGTAGAACCTGAGTCTAAAGGTTCTGACAAAGACATAATTCCCCTTATCACTTCAATAATGATTCCTATCACTGATACATATCACTGGAATTTAAACCCTGAATCACACTGTTTGACACCAGTTTGAGGCATTTCTCTTCTTGAACTTACAGTGTGTACCCTCCTCTTACTGTGGATTGTTTTGCAACAGCTTTTGAGAAATATTTGCATCTCTTTTGTAGGTATAACATGGTTGAACACCaaaacactgatgatgaaataatccaTTAGTGGACCATGGAGTGGCAGCATATTGAAATCATTTTTGACTTTATGTAGTAGCAGTGTAGCATTACAGCAGCACATTCAATGCACCGCTGACAGAGTATTACCAAAAGTGCAACAGGCATGTTTGTAGGCAGGGTAAGGTTTTCTAGTCTGAAAGATCTCGGGTGTATTCCAGAAAGCGGGTCTAGTGAAACCTCTTTGTTAACGCAGAGTTTCCTGTTCCAGAAAGAGAGATCACTTTACCTGGGAGTCAGTTACTGTGGTAACTTAATCCGTGAAGCCACCCTGCTTTCTGGCAGGTTTTATTCAACAAAGCCTGAATGAGCTGTGACACACAGATGCATTACCTCATTCATACAGTCGATATCAAAGCGCATTCATTTGCAGAAGTTTACGTTGGGAAGAAGATCCAAATACCGGCTGGACGTTAGTTTGATCCCCTGGGCCTATCTTTACCAATGTCATCAATGTAAGGACCTAGACTGCGACattcaaacactgaacattGTAGAGTCATCCTCAGCTCAGAATAAAATCTATACACTGTGAGTCTGTGAGCATTAAATCAACTGTCAGGTTGTCAGTCAATGCCCCTGCACTGAAACATTTATTGTACATTACTGCAGTAATCACTGTAGctaataataaacaaattttTTGTGACACTTCTATGAAGAATCATTTCTCATGTTGTGATTGGTCACACTATTGGAAAACTTCTATCATACTTATCGTATCATATTGGAGATTATTGGAATATTTTTAAGTGAAGATGATAGTAGTTCAGCTGAAAAGATGATTTGAAGATTTTAACTGGACAAAATGTAGCTTAAAAGTGAGTTTTTGGATGAGGCTGTGAgcagttttaatttgttttaacagtATTTCTGTTACTGCTTAAATGAACTACatgttgaaatataaaatacaacataatatatGCTGTTGAgcaatattttttatgtaaaatcgACATTTAAAATTTACATTCAGTTTTAACTTAGACGCTTTTTCAACAAATCAAACCATCTAATCATGTCACTTGACCGGACTAAAGGTTATATCATAGGTTTCTAAATAAACTTATCTTGTCTTatctgtttgatttcattttctgctgccaACAACACATACTTTGTCCCCATCAGGTTGCAGCTAAATAAATATATCGAACTAGAATTCTCGCTTCATGGTTGTATCCCTGAGCTATCATGTTCATGAGATGGGAATGATtgatggacagacaacccaaaaacataatgcctccagcccTGGCTGTTGCCGGCTCAGAAAGTTTTATCTGACAAATAATAGGATTCCCGCACTTCCAACCTGATTCTGGTCAGCTGCCCTGGAACCAAAATCTCTTCGTTTCCCATGTCAGGATTAGTCGACTCAGAGTTTGGGGTTAGGTTCAGAGTTTGTTAAACCCGCTTTCTGGAAAAGGCCCCTGGTCTTTAAACCACTGTAGTGGTATGAAGGACTGAAAATGGTTTGGGGTGAATCTGAAAGTGTATTGAAGATGTTTAGCTACCTTGCTTCCCGAAACTTCTTAAGCTTGCTGGGCCGGTCCTGGTTTCTCCGCCGCCTGAACCATCTCTGGACCTGTCGCACTGAGCAGCCAGTCTGTTTACTTAAACTCTCTATGGAACTCTAGTAACAAAAGCAGGACAAGGAAAGAGGGTCAGTGCTGTCTTCAATGTCTGCAGTCATAAAATGATGGTAGTTGACTTGTCTCAAAAGACTTGGCTGTGAAGATATGTAATATTTCTATTGTCCTGTCATTCTTGTCCATTTACACCTTAAACACCAAAATCTCTGACTTCTATAATTAGAACACACATTAAGTAGGAAGCAGTGTTAGTTTTCTGAGGTAAGCAGGATGATTACCTGTGTGGGATGCTTTGATGTGCTGCAGAAATAGGATTCCAGGGTGGGATTTGGTGAAGCACGAACACGTTGTTTGTCGCTCACTCCCAGCAGAGAGGCCAGAGGAATCGCTACTGTCCTGGAAGGAGGAAAATACACCAGATGAGAAACACTGCTTGCACAGCTCACATTTGTCAGAAAGACGCATGCAAAACAGATGGGTATAACAGGCAAATGACAGATGACTCACCTCTCAAATATCTGTCTGATGACCAGGAAGCAGATTGCGATAGGGACAGTAGCCCAGAGGTCTCGTGTTTTAGGGTAGACTTTGCCATCGTGATCCGTCAGGTCAGCCCAGCCGTGGCCTTCAGGAAACCAAATCCAGTCCGCCCATATCAGCTCGCTCAGACGAGACAACATCTTAAAGACAACACAAAGGGACAAAAGGattttttctgggtttttttttaccttgtggAAGGAAATTAAGATAGGTATTAAAAAGATGGTTTTGTCTCCTCTGTGATCTCCATTCATTTTccattatataaatatagaaactCACTCAGCCCTGCCAATATcctgagaggaaggagaagaaacagaGCAGGCTGAGGAGTGAGTATTGATTGGAGGCGATTAATCTCACTGGGCATCAGGCAACAGGCACCGTATCTCGGCACTTCCTGTTCCAGATGAAGGGAGGATTTTGTTATGGTGCACACAGTGCAATCAGAAATCCTATGGGAATTCATCTAGGGAAGTAAACCGGACTTCAGTTTGGCAATGATTTCCATTTCTAGAAAAAACATTAACTATTGTCTGCAGCTGGACGACACATTTACTGACACTTCAAAAGTGTGTCACATTTCCAACAGTTGCCACGTTGGACATCTCCATACACATCTAACAAAAGGGCCTGATGTTGACATTGACAGAActttagagaaaaaaatgtttgaatactCAATAATGCCTTGTAATAATTAGGTGTTTTACATTAATAATTTATCATTCATGTGTAACGCACTGTATGTTTGAATTAGGCAAAGGATGTTGCACAAGGAATGCAACATGTCCTGAGAATCTCTTGAGCAAGATCACTCATGATATTCCCCCCATTAACTGAGTGTTAATCATTTCCACTATAACCTCTATAAAACAGGAATAAGCAGCTACTCGGGCAAACCTATAAAGATATTCTGCAGTCAAACTGGGACGACACCAGTGTTGCTGTAATTAGTGGCAGCTCGTCAGCGGAAAACTGAGCTACCTGTGGACTTCAGTACAATACAATGTAAGATTAGCAGATTTTGAATCTGATCTTCATATTATACTGCTGTACCTTTGTTTCTGCCGCCAAAGCTTTGTGTCAAAGTGTGAGCGGAGTGGAAACTTTAGCTTGTCACACACTTCCTGACAGAGCCCATAACAAGGACTGTGTGGACTTTAACCCATTATAAGCTTACTAAGAATGCTCAGTGACTTGTGCAGCGGGAGTTTTTCTTCAACGAAGTATCTTTTGCAGTTCAAAGATAAACTGCCTTAGCTTGAAACAACAGCTGTGAAATATCAACCATCCGGTCTGTTAAAGTTAATCAGTGTGCGGGTTCCAATGAACCCGATGCCTCCTCTTTGGCACCTCTCATGTCAGAAATATCAGTATATCTCATTTTCACTCCCTAAAACTGccactgaaataaacacatctACTTACTCTCAAAGTGTCCACCATTATGGTTTGCCAACTGCAGGTCATGTTAACTCTTTTAAACACTTCAAACAGAGAACGGGCTCTCTGTGGACTTATGGGATTTGAATGAACAGAGAAGATTTTACTGTCTAACAGGGGGAACTGGAAGCCACCCTGCAGGGGGTCGCAGAAGATCTCAGGTGTGCATTCTGCTTCTAAAGTACACATTTTTGTCTGTAGCTTTTCTAAACTTAACAGCTCACTTTCATTGCATTGAACAGCAACTGAAGCCAAATACCCAAACAGGTAACATTAAAATCAACAAGAACTAAAATGTGTACCCCTGTGTTCCTTGGTGTTTATGTAAGACGTGACAGCAGCACCAGCCTTTCTGTAGCAGAAAGAATTCAACAGTATGATGTCTGCTCCTGTCGGTGTGTGATTTCCTCAAGGGTTAACTGACTGGAGGACATCAATAGTTGGAAGAAGAACAGGTCTGGCTCCAGTAGTTTTGGCAGGTGTAACTGCTAGAAGGTAAAGTAAActtgcatttcattttgttggCCAACCCATGTTGACAGATCACCCAGTATAAAGTGTAATAAACATGTGAGAGCAGTAAACTGGTAGATACAGCTCAGCTCAGGTATTTTATCAGTTCctaatgaaacacattttggaTTAAAAGGAAAACCACCAATGGCTGCCATTTTGGTTGTTCTTGTGCACCTGTATGAGCATGTTAGTAGTTTCACACTATCCCACTGGTCTGTAAGCAGTGGCAAAAGGCTGGGAAGACAAAGACTGCAAGCTAGTAAACAATGCAGGTTTCAAAATCTTCAAAGTGTTCCCTGAGGGAGGAAATgaattcaacatgtttttaggCCTGAGGGATAATGCAACGTAAACAAACATTACCTTTGTTTGTTGAGTTTTTGCCTCCTGGTACACCTTTAAAAATTGAAATTCTAAACCACAGGATATGATAACCCTTCAGACTTTGGAAACCAGTCTCCAAAGCCACAGGAGACTTTATACATTGGTTTTCACTGGCTAAGCAGTACTCTTAAAGACAAAAACTTTGTGTAGAAATCAATGGAACGTCCATTCATAGGgatcttctgtgtgtgttttttcttaattaaaacCTTGAAGGATGGAGGCTGTCCTATGCTGTGTAGACTGTAAAGCCCTTGGAAACAAATTGTTATGTTGAGGTATGTAAATAAGATTCATATGACTTGCCTACAGGGGACAAACGAATAACTCATATCTTACATCTAAAATCCTAAAAGAGAGTCAAAGTTTCTCAGTCTGtaaagaagctgcagcagattGCTTGACTTCAACTTTAGAGTTGCTGTCTTCATTTTAAGTTAAGCAGTTTGTGTCTGATACAGCTGTCTACGCTGTTTGCGTAAACCCGTGCAGGGAGTGGCTGAGTGCGCACGCATGGCGCAAGCGGGGAGTCTCCCGGACATAGCGGAACAGACAGTCTGACTCACCGAGATGGGGCTTT includes:
- the cers2a gene encoding ceramide synthase 2a; this translates as MLSRLSELIWADWIWFPEGHGWADLTDHDGKVYPKTRDLWATVPIAICFLVIRQIFERTVAIPLASLLGVSDKQRVRASPNPTLESYFCSTSKHPTQSSIESLSKQTGCSVRQVQRWFRRRRNQDRPSKLKKFREASWRFTFYLLAFFAGLAVLVDKPWLYDMKQMWDGFPKMPLLPSQYWYYMIELGFYLSLLFSVASDVKRKDFKEQIVHHVATILLISFSWLVNYIRAGTLIMLVHDASDYLMESAKMFNYAGWRKTCNFIFTVFAAVFIITRLIILPFWITHTTWVYPQTLYPPFLGFYFFNGLMFVLQILHIFWAALILRMVIKFLPGNDIVEDERSDKEETESEDEDDDHERREKSKNGHMQNGHTPHNNNHRKRH